One genomic region from Heptranchias perlo isolate sHepPer1 unplaced genomic scaffold, sHepPer1.hap1 HAP1_SCAFFOLD_765, whole genome shotgun sequence encodes:
- the LOC137319221 gene encoding BTB/POZ domain-containing protein 17-like, which produces MEAMGPSETLDHQSKVIGTLSALFNNEYLSDIQLMVNETPTLKAHSFILAAHSDVFKALLDTERWPDAKDRVIHLTEAEDSLPYLEDFLRYLYSGSVTLSTTSVLPLHVLSEKYNVQELRQSCQRLMLANVGAPGSSNRAITWQRYARLMGLGQLEEECLRFIAWNIGTVIQSPDWTPMEAHQLSALLQRSDVVVDDEAVLLRALLAWLSRRPDRAGGRCWPTSATL; this is translated from the coding sequence ATGGAAGCCATGGGACCCTCGGAGACCCTGGATCACCAGAGCAAGGTGATTGGGACCCTCTCAGCCCTGTTCAACAACGAGTACCTCAGTGACATCCAACTGATGGTGAACGAGACGCCAACCCTGAAGGCCCACAGCTTCATCCTGGCGGCGCACAGTGACGTCTTCAAGGCCCTGTTGGACACGGAGCGTTGGCCGGACGCTAAAGACCGGGTGATTCACCTCACCGAGGCGGAGGACTCCCTGCCCTACCTCGAGGACTTCTTGAGGTACCTCTACAGCGGGAGCGTCACCCTCAGCACCACGAGCGTGCTCCCTCTTCACGTTCTCTCGGAGAAGTACAACGTCCAAGAGCTGAGGCAAAGCTGCCAGCGGCTCATGTTGGCCAACGTCGGCGCCCCGGGCTCCTCGAACCGGGCCATCACCTGGCAGAGGTACGCCAGGCTGATGGGCCTGGGCCAACTGGAAGAGGAGTGCCTCAGGTTTATAGCCTGGAACATtggcactgtgatacagtcccCAGACTGGACGCCGATGGAGGCCCACCAACTCTCAGCCCTCCTCCAACGCTCTGACGTGGTGGTAGACGACGAGGCGGTCCTTCTCCGAGCCCTGCTGGCTTGGCTCTCCCGGCGCCCCGACCGGGCGGGGGGGAGATGCTGGCCCACCTCCGCGACCCTCTGA